The following DNA comes from Anopheles coustani chromosome 2, idAnoCousDA_361_x.2, whole genome shotgun sequence.
AAACCGAACGAAACGGTTCAACTCAAAGGTGAATGCGCAGAGATGTCGTGCGACTCGCAATTTACCATTTCCTTCTACTCGTAAGTACTTTTCGCCGTCTCCTAAGGTGTTGTGCTAATGTGAATGTTTGATGTATTACGTTGTAGGTGCGGAGTATCTCATGTTGAGTCACCGGAATGTGTCCTAACAGGTCAAGATTTTAGCAAAGATTATCCAGCGTGTTGCAGTAAATACACGTGTACCGACAAGGACGGGAAAACGTACCGCATGTAAAAACTGTtgttcagtttatttttgaaaacgtTTAAATTGTATCTAATAAATTGTGTGAAGATTTGAATGAACTTATCGTGATTCATAATGAACTTATCGATGTGAATTACCATGTGTCTTTGCTaagtgaaattgttttggaaaaatcataaatttctGCGCTAGATGGCGCTGCAGATTGTGTGGCACAGCTCTGCTTTAGTAACCATGTTTACCGCAccaaaatttatatttcatgAAGCTAGAGGGCACTGATTATTGAAACGGTTTGCGACAAATGTCTAAACCcctttgaaatgtttcttttgttgaattttcaattttttttccgtttatttcaatatttcaacGATCAGCGCCCTCTAGCTCCATGTATGTATATAAATACTTTCAAAGTTGTTAGCTAGAGAGCGCTGGTCTTTGAAACAGTTCATGAAATATTTCTAAAAccgtttgaaatatttcttctttaaaattttcaattcaatttttacatttattttaatatgtcAACAATTAGCGCCCTCTAGCTGAATGCACATACTTTCAAAGTTTGGAGCTAGAGAGTGCTCATTCAGTTCATTGACTCAATGAAACATTCATTGAGAGAGTCATTGAAACAGTTCACGAAATATTTCTAAAAccgtttgaaatatttcttctttaaaattttcaattcaatttttacgtttattttaatatttcaacaaTTAGCGCCCTCTAGCTGAATGCACATACTTTCAAAGTTTGGAGCTAGAGAGTGCTCATTCAGTTTATTGACTCAATGAAACATTCTGAGAGAGAGTCATTGAAACAGTTCGCGAAATATGTCTAAAACCGTTTCAAATGTTTCGCATTTTGAATTATCAATTCAGTTTTTCCGTTGATTTCCTCATGAACGGTTTCCTTTTCTCATTGTATCCCAGTGTCGACATAGAGTCATCGAATTTGCGTTCTTGTACaaaattaattcatttatgATTGCGCGAACGAGCAAGTTCTTCGGGACTCTGGTAACTTGTGTGTCAAAGTGATCTATAATTGAACGCATTTCAAGCCGTGCATCACGATGAACCGTTTGACTGCTCCGATGGAGCCGTCCAGCGGAAAATTGTCCAGATGCTTCTTCTCGACCCACTCCTTGCGCGTATACTGCATGAATGTATCTTCCTTCCACGATTCGTATATCAGCACCACGACGAACAGATTCTTGTGGCTCCCAGGCTGTTCAAACTACATCTTTTCTCCCGTTGCCCAGTACCAGCAACCACCAGCAACGTTTGCCTCGACACACGGGAAGGTGTGCCATGATTATGGGAATCCGTGCCGTTGAAACCCAACTGCGGCCGGTAATGCGGTAATAGCTGCCTCTTTTCGGCAAACGTGGCTATAGAAATCCGATTCAATGATCAGAGTCGATGTAGACCCCTCTATAAGTTCTGACGTTTAACAGACTCGATTGCTGGTGGCGATTTATCAATAGACCGATTTTAGCATTTTAGCTCGAGTAGATTTCGATCAATAATCTGTCAAAGTCAAACTTTTATTGATTACCTGATGGCCATTGCTTTAACAccttgactgccaagcgtttttagcacactttcttTGTACAATcttttatgataaaatttgtatataacatttattaaaccaacgattttcgAAGCCTAAAccaaaacttagcttcccaaagaatttatttttaatattactatattctttatgtttcattttcatttatttatgggacaaaaactttttagaactaatgacagctggctatcaaaaatgatagccatggcagtcaacgtgttaagagtATTTAAACTATTATTCTAATGTATTATACATCATTGGAaagcagtggcgtctcgtgaggAAATTAGATGGTTGTGCACCTACATAAAAAGTAATACTAACTTAGGTGAACCATATAACGTGGT
Coding sequences within:
- the LOC131264480 gene encoding uncharacterized protein LOC131264480, yielding MVKLCQLVLFIGVTVASMAIGQTEAAAYLMANATHPDYPGACYDSHRELSLKPNETVQLKGECAEMSCDSQFTISFYSCGVSHVESPECVLTGQDFSKDYPACCSKYTCTDKDGKTYRM